In Vicinamibacterales bacterium, the following are encoded in one genomic region:
- the waaF gene encoding lipopolysaccharide heptosyltransferase II, which produces MITGSIARLIVRVPNWLGDAVMALPALGAVRRAFEGRTVIVAAPAPVAPLFEERTPAAPDEILTLDRDREVEQLRAARGDALLLLTNSFGSGWAARRSGVPERWGYRASGRGLLLTRSVPRPKGTVHQIEYYLALARGLGLAVPEFAEARPRIQASPAARARADALLAAAGVEAGATLVGFAPGAAYGQAKRWPPARVAQVIAALSARGVTAVLVGARGDRPTARAIESTLPPGARLVDLIGRTSLRELVGVVARCAAFVSNDSGAMHVAAALGVPLTAIFGPTDERATAPAGHADVIVRDVFCRPCMLRDCPIDHRCMKRIDVESVLTSVSAHLAGGTPPAARPSPDRSA; this is translated from the coding sequence ATGATCACCGGATCGATCGCGCGGCTGATCGTGCGCGTGCCCAACTGGCTCGGCGACGCGGTCATGGCGCTGCCGGCGCTGGGCGCGGTGCGGCGTGCATTCGAGGGGCGCACCGTGATCGTCGCCGCCCCCGCGCCGGTCGCGCCGCTGTTCGAGGAGCGCACACCGGCGGCGCCGGACGAGATCCTCACGCTGGATCGCGATCGCGAGGTCGAGCAGCTGCGCGCCGCGCGCGGGGACGCGCTGCTGCTGCTGACCAACTCCTTCGGCAGCGGCTGGGCGGCGCGCCGCAGCGGCGTGCCCGAACGCTGGGGATATCGAGCGTCCGGCCGCGGCCTGCTGCTCACCCGCAGTGTGCCGCGCCCGAAAGGGACGGTGCACCAGATCGAGTACTACCTGGCGCTGGCGCGCGGCCTCGGTCTGGCGGTGCCTGAGTTCGCCGAGGCGCGGCCGCGGATCCAGGCGTCCCCCGCGGCGCGCGCCAGGGCTGACGCGCTGCTCGCCGCCGCCGGCGTCGAGGCCGGCGCGACGCTGGTCGGATTCGCGCCCGGCGCCGCCTACGGCCAGGCCAAGCGGTGGCCGCCGGCGCGCGTGGCGCAGGTGATTGCCGCGTTGTCGGCGCGGGGCGTCACCGCGGTCCTGGTCGGCGCGCGCGGCGACCGTCCCACCGCGCGTGCGATAGAATCGACGCTGCCGCCGGGTGCGCGCCTGGTGGATCTGATCGGCCGCACGTCATTGCGCGAGCTGGTCGGCGTCGTGGCGCGCTGCGCGGCGTTCGTCTCGAACGACTCGGGGGCGATGCACGTCGCCGCGGCGCTCGGCGTGCCGCTGACGGCCATCTTCGGTCCGACCGACGAGCGGGCGACGGCGCCGGCGGGGCACGCCGACGTCATCGTGCGCGACGTCTTCTGCCGCCCGTGCATGCTGCGCGACTGTCCGATCGATCACCGGTGCATGAAACGCATTGACGTGGAGAGCGTGCTGACCTCCGTGAGCGCCCATCTCGCCGGCGGGACGCCGCCGGCCGCGCGTCCGTCGCCGGACCGTTCCGCATGA
- a CDS encoding HAD family hydrolase, producing the protein MSGTRRAVFLDRDGTIIEEAGYPDRLDRIRFFPFSVDAIRTLNDAGFAVVVVTNQSGIGRGIVPEPFVGEAHLHIGARVAAGGGRIDAFYYCPHHPSAIDPSLRACDCRKPQPGLLRRAAADLGLDLPRSFVVGDRWQDLGAGQADGVRGVLVRTGVGLDQERQGGAGLAGATIVDDLAAAAAWILQQA; encoded by the coding sequence ATGAGCGGCACGCGGCGCGCCGTGTTCCTCGATCGGGACGGCACGATCATCGAAGAAGCGGGCTATCCCGATCGCCTCGACCGGATCCGCTTCTTCCCGTTCAGCGTCGACGCGATCCGCACGCTCAACGACGCCGGCTTCGCGGTGGTCGTGGTCACCAATCAGTCCGGGATCGGGCGCGGCATCGTGCCGGAGCCGTTCGTCGGCGAGGCGCACCTGCACATCGGCGCGCGGGTTGCGGCCGGCGGCGGACGGATCGATGCCTTCTACTACTGCCCGCACCATCCCAGCGCGATCGACCCGTCGCTGCGCGCGTGCGACTGCCGCAAGCCGCAGCCGGGTCTGCTGCGGCGGGCCGCCGCCGATCTCGGCCTCGATCTCCCGCGGTCGTTCGTCGTCGGCGATCGATGGCAGGATCTCGGCGCCGGGCAGGCCGACGGGGTCCGCGGCGTGCTCGTGCGCACCGGGGTCGGGCTGGATCAGGAACGGCAGGGGGGCGCGGGCCTGGCCGGCGCCACGATCGTCGACGATCTCGCGGCCGCAGCCGCATGGATTCTGCAGCAGGCATGA
- a CDS encoding PfkB family carbohydrate kinase: MRTTIEPGRLLALVDAIAGSRVAVIGDLIADEFIYGEIARVSREAPVLILNYDSTEVVPGGAGNAAGNVASLGGDVRVAGLVGRDEAGRRLLATLKRHDVDVSHVLRPAGYATPTKTRILAGGVHSAKQQVVRIDRASADLRKDRRIRDAFAAHARRALRGVDAVIVSDYGSGLVTPALVNAIRRERDTPRVPVILDTRYDLLRYHGITACTPNESEVEHALGIRIGDDLRALERAGRTLLKKTRAAAVLVTRGSRGMALFEPDQPTRHIPIVGSDQIADVTGAGDTVIATLTLAISAGASFEEAAHLANHAGGLAVMKRGTATVGASELRYSISGGTIGRPA, translated from the coding sequence ATGAGAACCACCATCGAGCCCGGACGGCTGCTCGCGCTGGTCGACGCGATCGCCGGCAGCCGCGTCGCCGTCATCGGCGATCTGATCGCCGACGAGTTCATCTACGGCGAGATCGCCCGGGTGTCGCGTGAAGCGCCGGTGCTGATCCTCAACTACGACTCCACCGAAGTGGTCCCCGGCGGCGCCGGCAACGCCGCGGGGAACGTCGCGTCGCTCGGCGGCGACGTGCGGGTTGCCGGGCTGGTCGGCCGCGACGAAGCGGGCCGCCGGCTGCTCGCCACGTTGAAGCGGCACGACGTGGACGTGAGCCACGTCCTGCGGCCGGCGGGCTACGCCACGCCCACGAAGACGCGGATTCTCGCCGGCGGCGTTCACTCCGCCAAGCAGCAGGTCGTCCGGATCGATCGCGCGTCCGCCGATCTCAGGAAGGACCGGCGCATCCGCGACGCGTTCGCGGCGCATGCGAGGCGCGCGCTTCGCGGCGTGGACGCGGTGATCGTCTCCGACTATGGCAGCGGTCTGGTCACGCCGGCGCTGGTGAATGCGATCCGCCGCGAGCGCGACACGCCCCGGGTGCCGGTGATCCTCGACACGCGCTACGACCTGCTGCGCTACCACGGCATCACCGCCTGCACGCCGAACGAGTCCGAAGTCGAGCACGCGCTCGGCATCCGGATCGGCGACGACCTGCGCGCGCTGGAGCGCGCCGGACGCACGCTGTTGAAGAAGACGCGTGCCGCCGCGGTGCTGGTGACGCGCGGCAGCCGCGGGATGGCGCTCTTCGAGCCGGACCAGCCGACGCGCCATATTCCAATCGTCGGCTCGGATCAGATCGCCGACGTGACCGGCGCCGGCGACACGGTGATCGCCACGCTCACCCTGGCGATCAGCGCCGGCGCCTCGTTCGAGGAAGCGGCGCACCTCGCCAATCATGCCGGCGGGCTGGCGGTGATGAAGCGCGGCACCGCCACCGTCGGCGCCAGCGAGCTGCGCTACTCGATCAGCGGCGGCACCATCGGCCGCCCTGCCTGA
- a CDS encoding adenylyltransferase/cytidyltransferase family protein, translating into MGRVVSREELLRLIAADRSAGRTIAFANGAFDLLHVGHVRYLQAAAREADRLVVAVNDDESVRGLKGQGRPILGADDRAELVAALRGVDYVVLFPEPTVTPLLLAIEPHVHCKGTDYTADTVPERDTVRAYGGRIAIVGDPKDHSTRDLLARIRER; encoded by the coding sequence ATGGGACGGGTCGTGTCGCGGGAGGAGCTGCTCCGGCTGATCGCCGCCGATCGATCCGCCGGCCGGACCATCGCCTTCGCCAACGGCGCGTTCGACCTGCTGCATGTCGGGCACGTGCGCTACCTGCAGGCGGCGGCCCGCGAGGCGGATCGCCTGGTCGTCGCCGTCAATGACGACGAGTCGGTGCGCGGACTGAAGGGCCAGGGCCGTCCGATCCTCGGCGCCGACGATCGCGCCGAGCTGGTGGCCGCCCTGCGCGGCGTGGACTACGTCGTGCTGTTCCCGGAACCGACGGTGACGCCGCTCCTGCTCGCGATCGAGCCCCACGTGCACTGCAAGGGGACCGACTATACGGCCGACACCGTGCCCGAGCGCGACACCGTGCGCGCCTACGGCGGCCGCATCGCCATCGTCGGCGATCCGAAGGACCATTCCACCCGCGACCTGCTGGCGCGGATCCGCGAGCGATGA
- a CDS encoding glycosyltransferase family 9 protein → MNFLIVRLGALGDVVHTIPAAAALRRAFPTAHIDWLVDARHRPIVELVTAVDRAIALERATLPGWSAVIRTLRQVPYDVAIDLQGLLKSAVLARASGAPRVVGFSIWHLREKTARPFYSDAHEAEGGHVIAKNLRLLRAVGVEDESITFPLGDVPSPALEALRHRIGPRPFALINAGAAWPNKRWPPERFGQLAAFLREACGLEPVVLWGPGEEALAARVTAGSSGTAVEAPRTGVVDLVALARAASLVVSGDTGPLHIAAAVGTPTVSLFGPTDPDRNGPFDKTDAVVSRYDACGCHYARRCHKAQWCLGGVQLAEVCAAVQRTLVARRRRG, encoded by the coding sequence ATGAACTTCCTCATCGTCCGCCTCGGCGCGCTCGGCGACGTGGTCCACACCATTCCGGCGGCGGCGGCGCTGCGCCGCGCCTTTCCGACCGCGCACATCGACTGGCTCGTCGACGCCCGGCATCGGCCGATCGTCGAGCTGGTGACGGCGGTCGATCGGGCGATTGCGCTGGAGCGGGCGACCCTGCCCGGATGGTCGGCGGTGATCCGCACCCTGCGCCAGGTGCCGTACGACGTGGCGATCGATCTGCAGGGACTGCTCAAGTCCGCGGTGCTGGCGCGCGCGTCCGGGGCGCCGCGGGTCGTCGGCTTCTCGATCTGGCACCTGCGCGAGAAGACCGCGAGGCCGTTCTACTCGGACGCGCACGAGGCGGAAGGGGGGCACGTCATCGCCAAGAACCTGCGCCTGCTGCGCGCCGTCGGCGTGGAAGACGAGAGCATCACCTTTCCGCTCGGCGATGTGCCATCGCCCGCGCTCGAAGCGCTGCGGCACCGCATCGGCCCGCGTCCGTTCGCCCTGATCAACGCCGGTGCGGCGTGGCCGAACAAGCGCTGGCCGCCGGAGCGCTTCGGTCAGCTCGCGGCATTCCTGCGCGAAGCCTGCGGCCTCGAGCCGGTGGTGCTCTGGGGGCCGGGCGAGGAAGCGCTCGCCGCGCGCGTGACGGCCGGATCGTCGGGTACGGCGGTCGAGGCGCCGCGGACCGGCGTCGTGGATCTCGTGGCGCTCGCGCGGGCGGCGTCGCTCGTCGTCTCGGGGGACACCGGCCCGCTGCACATCGCCGCCGCCGTCGGCACGCCGACGGTCAGCCTGTTCGGCCCCACCGATCCGGATCGGAACGGTCCCTTCGACAAGACGGACGCGGTCGTCTCGCGCTACGACGCGTGCGGCTGCCATTACGCGCGGCGCTGTCACAAAGCGCAATGGTGTCTCGGCGGCGTGCAGCTCGCCGAGGTCTGCGCCGCGGTGCAGCGCACGCTGGTGGCACGGAGGCGGCGTGGCTGA
- a CDS encoding isoprenylcysteine carboxylmethyltransferase family protein, whose translation MADGSPRITEALARRRVPLGYALALLAFWLADPTPRSLAIGAALAAAGEALRIWAAGHLEKGREVTTSGPYAFTRHPLYAGSAVMGAGFAVASNSIAAAAVVIAYLAATITAAIRSEEAHLTDKFGERYPAYRQGAAAPEPRRFSAARAVRNREYRALLGVLGTFALLAAKLFL comes from the coding sequence GTGGCTGATGGATCGCCGCGAATCACCGAGGCGCTCGCGCGCCGGCGCGTGCCGCTGGGATACGCGCTGGCGCTGCTCGCGTTCTGGCTGGCGGATCCGACGCCGCGGTCGCTGGCGATCGGCGCCGCGCTGGCGGCCGCGGGCGAAGCGCTGCGGATCTGGGCCGCCGGCCACCTGGAGAAGGGTCGCGAGGTGACGACGAGCGGACCGTACGCGTTCACGCGGCACCCGCTGTATGCCGGATCCGCGGTGATGGGGGCCGGCTTCGCCGTCGCCTCGAACAGCATCGCGGCCGCGGCGGTCGTGATCGCCTACCTCGCCGCGACGATCACCGCCGCGATCCGATCCGAAGAGGCGCACCTCACCGACAAGTTCGGCGAGCGCTATCCCGCGTACCGCCAGGGAGCGGCCGCGCCTGAGCCGCGGCGCTTCAGCGCGGCGCGCGCGGTCCGCAATCGCGAGTACCGCGCGCTGCTCGGCGTGCTGGGCACTTTCGCGCTGCTGGCGGCAAAGCTCTTTTTGTGA
- a CDS encoding HEAT repeat domain-containing protein, with product MTNETARALEELHSGDSVALWEAAKLLIDANDAGAIPQLLALLIQGTDDERRVAAASVLGTWRVAEASPTLRGILDDRNETPALREQAAESLGYLADHEARDVLIRNLSDDHADVVFSCAFALRFVGIPDDVTPLTRLATDSTLTNSYGRAVALEARQAIEEINWRSEQ from the coding sequence ATGACGAACGAGACCGCAAGGGCGCTCGAAGAACTGCACAGCGGCGACTCGGTCGCCCTCTGGGAGGCCGCGAAGCTGCTGATCGACGCGAACGACGCTGGCGCTATTCCCCAGCTGCTGGCGCTGTTGATCCAAGGCACCGATGACGAGCGGCGCGTCGCGGCGGCCTCGGTGCTTGGCACGTGGCGGGTCGCCGAGGCGTCACCCACCTTGCGGGGGATTCTGGACGATCGGAACGAGACGCCGGCCCTGCGCGAGCAAGCCGCCGAATCGCTCGGATATTTGGCGGATCACGAAGCCCGAGATGTCTTGATTCGCAACCTGAGCGACGATCATGCCGACGTCGTGTTCTCCTGCGCCTTCGCGCTGCGATTCGTCGGCATCCCGGACGACGTCACTCCTCTGACAAGGCTTGCCACCGATTCGACACTCACGAACTCCTACGGGCGCGCCGTCGCCCTCGAAGCGCGACAGGCGATCGAGGAGATAAACTGGCGATCGGAGCAGTGA
- a CDS encoding HEAT repeat domain-containing protein translates to MDDRNEPPALRDQAVESLGYLADHEARDILIRNLSDDHADVVFSCVFALRFVGTADDFVSLRRLATGSTLTNSYGRAVALEAREAIDEINRRSEK, encoded by the coding sequence CTGGACGATCGGAACGAACCACCGGCACTGCGCGACCAAGCCGTCGAATCGCTCGGATACCTGGCGGATCACGAAGCCCGCGACATCCTGATTCGGAACTTGAGCGATGATCACGCCGACGTTGTGTTCTCCTGCGTCTTCGCGCTGCGGTTTGTCGGCACAGCGGACGACTTCGTCTCTCTGAGAAGGCTTGCCACGGGGTCGACACTCACGAACTCCTACGGGCGCGCCGTGGCCCTCGAAGCGCGAGAGGCGATCGACGAGATAAACCGGCGATCGGAGAAGTGA
- a CDS encoding type II toxin-antitoxin system VapB family antitoxin — protein sequence MRTNIVIDDRLMRQAMRSSGARTKRAAVEAGLRLLIRTRGQKSIRRLRGKVAWDGDLETSRQGRAAE from the coding sequence ATGCGGACCAACATCGTCATCGACGATCGCTTGATGCGGCAGGCGATGCGCAGCAGCGGCGCGCGCACCAAGCGCGCGGCTGTCGAAGCGGGCTTGCGTCTGCTGATTCGCACGCGCGGTCAGAAGAGCATTCGTCGCCTGCGCGGCAAGGTCGCCTGGGACGGAGACCTCGAGACCTCGCGTCAGGGGCGCGCGGCGGAGTAG
- a CDS encoding PIN domain nuclease, with protein MVIVDTTVWVDYFRGVTNPETDWVHAALERQRLGLTDLILCEVLQGVRDEVAAKAVERELLKLEVFDVCGPDLARDAAHNYRTLRAHGHTVRKTIDCLIATFCIRAQHALIHRDRDFDPFEKFLELSIIHA; from the coding sequence GTGGTCATCGTCGACACGACCGTCTGGGTCGATTACTTCCGCGGCGTCACGAATCCCGAGACGGACTGGGTGCACGCGGCGCTGGAGCGACAGCGTCTCGGTCTCACGGATCTCATCCTCTGCGAGGTGCTCCAAGGCGTTCGCGACGAGGTTGCCGCGAAGGCAGTCGAACGTGAGTTGCTCAAGCTTGAGGTGTTCGACGTGTGCGGCCCCGATCTGGCTCGTGACGCCGCGCACAACTATCGGACGCTTCGCGCCCACGGCCATACTGTTCGCAAAACGATCGACTGCCTGATTGCGACGTTCTGCATTCGCGCGCAGCACGCGCTCATTCATCGGGACCGGGACTTCGATCCGTTCGAGAAGTTCCTCGAGCTCTCGATCATTCACGCCTGA